A stretch of DNA from Eschrichtius robustus isolate mEscRob2 chromosome 12, mEscRob2.pri, whole genome shotgun sequence:
AGCAGGGCAGCAGGCTGCCTCATCTCCTCCTTCAGACCGCTCTGGGTCGAATGTCCTCTCTCAGATGCTCCCCGCGCCCGCAGCGCTGTCTCTGCTTTCCGCTCTCCTCCTCCCCGCTCAAACGCTCAGGCCCTGCTGGAGCACTCACCACTTCGTCGTCCTCCACAAGCACCATGTCGTAGGCGCTGAGCGCCGCGATGAAGATGATGCAGGTCACACCCTCGAAGCAGTGGATCCACTTCTTGCGTTCTGAGCGCTGCCCGCCCACATCGAACATCCTGCGGGGCCGTGGGAACCTGAGCCGGCGCATCGAGTCCCCTGGACGTGCCCACAGGCATCCCCCGGTTTCCTAATGCTGGCTGGGAGGCACCCCGATGGGAGTGGCATCCGGAGGGGCCGGGCATTTCTGCGGGCGGGTTGTCCGAGAAGGGGCAGGGTCTCTCGTAGGGATGGGGCCTCTGGGATCTGCCGGGGCCTCAGGCAGTGAACTTGCGGGCAGGCCCCCGGAGAGCGAGAGCTAGGGCGCGGGGTCGTACCGGAAGTTGAGGTCCTTGAAGGAGAACTGCGTCTCAATGATACCAGTGGTCTTGACACGCGAGCGCAGCACGTCCTGTTCAGTGGGCACGTAGCCCGGGGTTACCAGGCGCTCCAGGTCCGAGAGGTAGCTGCGGGAGATCCGGGGTGTGGGTAGGGTTGGGTGGAGAGGCGTGGCagggccccgcccgccccgcgccccgcctGTGCTCTCACTAGCCAGCAGAGTCGTTGAGCTGGTACTCCGAGGCGCGATCGAAACAGGCCTGGATACCCGAGTCCTTCCACAGACGCTGGATGATGTCTGACATCTCCTTGGGCATCGTGCCCTCCTCGATGGTGTCCGCCATGTGCATCAGCTTCCGGGCAtcgtcctgggggagggggcaggggagtggTTGGTGGTGACCATAGACTTGGGCCCAGCCTCGCACCTCGAGTCCCCAGAAACCCTGTTCAGCTAGACTCTTGGCACACCTGGCGCGCGGAGTCTCCATACTGGATATTGAGCGTGGTCATGGCGCGCACGATGGCCAAGATGGACTGTAGCGTGTTGCCATATATGATGGCAATGAACTCGAGGCACTCTTCCAGCGAGTACCCATCCTGGTGGATGATCCTGCGGCCGTGGGGAGCCGGGTCAGCGCCTCTTGGGTAGGTGGGGAAGGACAGACCTCGTGCGTGTGCCCACCCCCAGGGGCCTCGGGAAGGGCAGGGGCACTCACTTCATCTGCTTGACAATGGTACTCTTCCCGGACTCACCGGCACCTGGAATGGAAACCCTACCTCAGAGACGCGCTGACCGCACTGCCCCCTCTATCACACCTcttttccccccaacccccaaagtCAGGTCATGATGCCCTGGCGGCAAAACGTAAACGTCGGGAGTGACAGAAGGGGGCTGACGAGGGGAATCGACAGCCTCGACTGTGCTGAGGAGACTTCAAGACCCTggtattttcagtcttttattaTTCTGAGggcaaaaataaagaaacctGGAGCTCCACCTTGTGGAAGATTCTGGTACTGCATGCATGGGATTATTTGAGCCAGGTCAACCCCTGCTTTTCACCTGTGGTGGGAGGAAGTGTCTCCAAGAGGCTCAGAGGGAATTAGCACCTTTTGCTGGGGGAGAGGACAGAGCTAACAGCCCCTCTGAGCCTGTTCTCATGCGGGTGTTGGGCACAGTTAACGGAATTTCTGGCTtagcctctctctcttccctggggTACTCTGGCTTGGTCCCTCTGCCCACATCCAGCTGTCTGGCTGGACCCTGGAGAGCCTGGGTAGAGCCTGCACTGCCCTCTCAAAGCAGCTCCTTCTTCCCTTGGGGAGAGGAAGTGGCCTTGGGGTACTAGATCAGCCCCATCTCCCCTCACTACCCATGGGACCAAGGACATGGCTTTATCTATTCCTGGCTGGGCCTTAGTACCCCCTACCCCCTTTAATTGTTCTGCAGGTCTGTCAACAATAAAGCTCGGGAAACTGAGGGTCATTGTCTGTGGATCTGGGTGGTCCTACAGGCTGCCCACTCTCAGGAGGACTGTGACCTTCTCCTTCCCAAGGGAGCAGCCTTGTTGTGGGGCTCCCAAGGAGGCCCCTGGTTTCTGAGCCCTGCCCAGCAGGCCCATCAAGCCAAAGGCTGGTGTTTGAGGGAGCGCAGCCAGGGCAAAACTAGGCCTCGTACACACATCTCTACAAAAGTGAGATTGGCACACACTTCTTGGGAGGGGAGGTTGCCTGAGGCTGGGCCCTCTGGAGAGGGGTTCTGTGGGATACCCAGCCTTAGGGAGCCAAGGCAACACTTGTCAAGGCTTGGCCAGGGCTTGCTTGGCCAGGGCTCCCACTCTGTTCCCTGCCAGGTTGCAGGCTCATTCTGTCTCCCAAGTCACACCTACTTCACAGAAGGGCCACCTGACTGCCCCTGGGCCTCTGATTAGTAGCAGTGGCCTCACCTCAGCCCACACCCTTACCCAGAAGCAGCAGTTTCACGGTTCGAGCATCCTTCTCGGCATCTTCTTTCAGCTTCTTTTCCAGCTCCCTTGAGTGCTTCTCCTCAGCGCTGGCCCCAGCCCCCATGGTCCCGGGAggagatgaaggaacagggtggTCAGTTGGCTCTTCTGGATGCAGGGGATCCCCAGAGCCAGGCTCAGGCCAGCCTCTGGCCTCCCCAGACACCCTTCTGACCTCAGAACTGGCAATCAACTGGCTGTCCACAGACCTGTGCAGGCCCTATTGGGGCTGCTTAGTAGGATTTGGGGGTTGTTGGTACCCAAGAGCCAATCAGAGACAAGGACAGGTGAATCCAGCTCAGCCCCCAGCCGCCCTAATCAGGCTGGCATGGCCCCAATCCCTCAACTGCTGACTCCGCAGCCCCTGTACGCTGCTCCCCAAACCCTCTGGGAGAGACCCTGGAGGTAGTCCTGCCCTGCTCCAGAGCAGGGAGACATGTTCCACAGGATCCAGGCTcagaaaggggaggagagggccTCAAGTTCCAGGGTGGGGGCATTGGGGGGTAGGCCTGGCAGCAGGGAGTAGAGGGAGAAGCATGCAAGGAGCACCTGACCCCTGCCCAGCACTGGGCTCAGCACTGCTCCTTACCTAGCTCACACCAGCCCTGGCGGATGGGTACCCacatcattttactgatgaggaagtggaggctcAGAGGGTCACACAGCAGGACGTAGTTGAGAAGGGCTGGTGACTCTGAACCAGGGTTCCATGCTCAGCAGGGAGTCAAGAGGGAAAGGTGGACATTGCATTTGCCCTGTACCAAGGTCTGGATCTGACCTGGTCAAGGCCTCTACATGCTTCCATGATTCCAATGGACTTGGGTGGGTGTGCATGTCTGCTACGTGTACTGGGTGTGTGCATGTATACTTTACTGGTACCAAGCAAGGCAATGACATGACACGTTTGTCTATGTATACTTGTGTGTTTATGTCTGCATTTTTATGCCTTTGtgaatgcatgtgtgtgtctatGCTTGCCTGTTTGTGTaccgtgtgtgcatgtgcatggaTGTGCTTTTGTGCATTTCTCTTCATGTGCagatgtgtttgtatgtgtactTTATTTGCTAAAGTGGGTtaatatgtgcgtgtgtgtgcatgaacGTATAAGTgcatgtatatgtgcatgtgtgtgcacttgCCTGTGTACATGTACATTTATGCATGTGTCTGCCTGTATGTGTGCACACTTGCACATACCTGTGTCTACGTGTACCCATGGTGCAACACTCTGACCTGCGGAGGTGGCCAGGCTCTTCCAGGGAATGTTTTGCAGGCCTGTtatcagatgggaaaactgagtccTGAAGCAGGTCTGGTGTTCCCAGGGGAGGAGCAGATGAGCCCCACTCCTCTTCTGTCCCCTGTCGGTAATCTAGGACCTGCCTAGGGGTATCTCCAGGGCATGCCACCTCAGTTTAGGGTCAGAGGTCTCTGTGGGGGTCTAGATGGGACAGGACGTGCTGCTGAGTGGAAGTGGTTCAACTGAGCATGTAATGTTGAGTTCCAGCCTCTGGAGATTTGCCACCTCCCATCAGAAGACCCAAATCCTGGGCTCTCAAGGCCCCTTCTGGCTGAACTCCCTGGAAACCTGGCTGTCTTAGGACTCAACTCTTGCGGACCTGGGGTGCCAGGGCCCCAGATACTGAGCATTGAAGACTGTCCctagtgttgggaaagctggacaggtgcatgtaaatcaatgaagtcagAACACACccttacactatacacaaaaatcaactcaaaatggcttaaagacttaaacacgacaccataaaactcctagaagagaacataggcaaaacattctgacataaattgtaccaatattttctcaggtcagtctcccaaaggaatagaaataaaaggaaaaatgaacaaaggtgacctaatcaaacttaaaagcttttgcacagcagaagcaagaacaacTACAATTCTgtagcctgtggaaggaaaaccacactcacagaaagatagacaaaatgaaaaggcagaggactttgtaccagaggaaggaacaagataaaaaccccagaaaaacaactaaatgaagtggagataggcaaccttctagaaaaagaattcagaataatgagagtgaagatgatccaggacctcgaaaaaagaatggaggcaaagatcgagaagatgcaagaaatgtttaacaaagacctagaagaattaaagaacaaacacctagaagaattaaagaacaaacagagatgaacaatacaataactgaaatgaaaactacactagaaggaatcaatagcagaataactgaggcagaagaacagataagtgacctggaacacagaatagtggaattcactgctgtggaacagaataaagaaaaaagaatgaaaagaaaggaagacagcctaagagacctctgggacaacattaaacgcaacaacattcgcatcataggggtcccagaaggagaagagagagagaaaggacccaagaaaatatttgaagagattatagtcgaaaacttccctaacatgggaaaggaaatagccacccaagtccaggaagcacagagagtcccaggcaggataaacccaaggagaaacacagcgagacacatagtaatcaaattgataaaaattaaagacaaagaaaaattattgaaagcagcaagggaaaaacaacaaataacatacaagggaactcccataaggttaacagctgatttctcagcagaaactctacaagccaggagggagtggcacgacatatttaaagtgatgaaagggaagaacctacaaccaagattactctacctgcaaggatctcattcagattcgacggagaaatcaaaagctttacagacaagcaaaagctaagagaattcagcaccaccaaaccagctctacaacaaatgctacaggaacttctctaagtgggaaacataagagaagaaaaggacctacaaaaacaaacctataacaagtaagaaaatggtaataggaacatacatgtcgataactaccttaaatgtgaatggattaaatgctccaaccaagagacacaggctcgctgaatggacacaaaaacaagacccatatatatgctgtctacaagagacccacttcagacctagggacacaaacagactgaaagtgaggggatggaaaaagatattccatgcaaatggaaatcaaaggaaagctggagtagcaatattcatatcagataaaagagactttaaaataaagaatgttacaagagacaaggaaggacactacataatgatcaagggatcaatccaagaagaagatataacaattataaatatatatgcacccaacataggagcacctcaatacataaggcaactgctaacagctataaaagaggaaatcgacagtaacacagtaatagcggggggctttaacacctcacttacaccaatggacagatcatccagacagaaaattaataaggaaacacaagctttaaatgacacaatagaccagacagatttaattgatatttataggacattccatccaaaaacagcagattacactttcttctcaagtgcacacagaacattctccaggatagatcacatcttgagtcacaaatcaagcctcagtaaatttaagaaaactgaaatcatatcaagcatcttttccagccgcaacactatgagattagaaatcaactacagggaaaaaaacataaaaaacacaaacacatggaggctaaacaataggttactaaataatcaagagatcactgaagaaatcaaagaggaaatcaaaaaatacctagagacaaatgacaatgaaaacacgacgatccaaaacctatgggatgcagaaaaagcagttctaaggggaagtttatagcaatacaagcctacctcaagaaacaagaaaaatctcaaataaacaatctaaccttacacctaaaggaactagagaaagaaggacaaacaaaacccaaagtcagtagaaggaaagaaatcataaagatcagagcagaaataaatgaaatagaaacaaagaaaacaatagcaaagtccaggaccagatggcttcacaggtgaattctatcaaacatttagagaagagctaacacccatccttctcaaactcttccaaaaaatttcagaggaaggaacactcccaaactcattctatgaggccaccatcaccctgataccaaaaccagacaaagatactacaaaaaaagaaaattacagaccaatatcactgatgaatatagatgcaaaactccttaacaaaatactagcaaacagaatccaacaacacattaaaaggatcatacaccatgatcaagtgggatttatcccagggatgcaaggattcttcaatatacgcaaatcaatcaatgtgatacaccatattaacaaattgaagaagaaaaaccatatgattatctcaatagacgcagaaaaagcttttgacaaaattcaacacccatttatgataaaaactctccagaaagtgggcatagagggaacctacctcaacataataaaggccatatacgacaaacccacagcaaacgtcattctcaatggtgaaaaactgaaagcatttcctctaagatcaggaacaagacaaggatatccactctcaccactattattcaacatagttttggaagtcctagccgtggcaatcagagaagaaaaagaaataaaaagaatacaaattggaaaagaagaagtaaaactgtcactgtttgcaggtgacatgatactatacatagagaatcctaaagatgtcaccagaaaactactagagctaatcaatgaatttggtaaagttgcaggatacaaaattaatgcacagaaatctcttgcattcctatacactaacaacgaaagatcagaaagagaaattaaggaaacaatcctattcaccattgcaacaaaaacaataaaatacctaggaataaacctacctaaggaagtagaagacctgtactcagaaaactataagacactgatgaaagaaatcaaagatgacacaaacagatggggagatataccaagttcttggattgtaagaatcaatattgtgaaaatgactatactacccaaagcaatctacagattcagtgcaatccctatcaaattaccagtggcattctttacagaactagaacaaaaaaatcttaaaatttgtatggagacacaaaagaccccgaatagccaaagcagtcttgagggaaaaaaatggagctggaggaatcagactccctgacttcagactatactacaaagctacagtaatcaagacaatatggtactggcacaaaaacagaaatatagatcaatggaacaggatagaaagcccagacataaaccgattcacctatggtcaactaatctatgacaaaggaggcaaggatatacaatggagaaaagacaatctcttcaataagcggtgctgggaaaactggacagctacatgtaaaagaatgaaattagaacactccctaacaccatacacaaaaataaactcaagatggattagagaccgaaatgtaagaccggacactataaaactcttagaggaaaacataggaagaacactctgacataaatcacagcaagatctttttttgatccacctcctagagtaatggaaataaaaacaaaaataaacaaatggcacctaatgaaacttaaaagctcttgcacagcaaaggaaactacaaacaagatgaaaagacaaccctcagaatgggagaaaatatttgcaaatgaatcacgaacaaaggattaatcttcaaaatatataaacagctcatgcagctcaatattaaaaaaacaaacaacccaatccaaaaatgggcagaagacctaagtagacatttctccaaagaagacatacagatggccaagaagcacatgaaaagctgctcaacatcactaattattagagaaatgcaaatcaaaactacaatgaggtatcacctcacaccagttagaatgggcatcatcagaaaatctacaaacaacaaatgctggagagggtgtggagaaaagggaaccctcttgcactgttggtggcaatgtaaattgatacagccactatggagaacagtatggaggttccttaaaaaactaaaaatagaactaccatatgatccagcaatcccactactgggcatatactcagagaaaaccataattcaaaaagacacatgcaccccaatgttcattgcagcactatttacaatagccaggtcatggaagcaacctaaatgcccatcgacagacaaatggataaagaagatgtggtacatatatacaatggaatattagtcagccataaaaatgaacgaaattgggtcatttgtagagacgtggatggatctagagactgtcaaacagagtgaagtaagtcagaaagagaaaaatatcgtatattaacgcatatatgtggaacctagaaaaatggtacagatgaactggtttgcagggcagaaatagagacacagatgtagaggacaaacatatggacaccaggggggaaagtggcggggggtagtggtggtggtggtgggatgaattgggagatcgggattgacatgtatacactaatatgtataaaatagataactaataagaacctgctgtataaaaaaaataaataaaattaaatttaaaaaataaaagcttttgcacaacaaaggaaaccataaacaaaacaaaaagacaacctacagaagggagaagatatttgcaaacgatgcgatcagcaagggcttaatttccaaaatatacaaacagctcatgcagttcaacaacaaaaaaacaataatccagttgaaaaatgggcagaggaactaaatagacatttcttcagagaagacataccgatggccaacgggcacatgaaaagacgcttaacatcgctaattattagagaaatgaaaatcaaaactacaatgaggtaccacctcacactggtcagaatggccatcattaagaagtcctcaaataacaaatgctggagagggtgtggagaaaagggaaccctcctacactgttcgggggaatgtaagttggtgcagccactatggaaaacagtatggaggttcctcaaaaaactaaaaatagagttgccatatgacccagcaatcccattcctgggcatatatccagacaaaactataattcaaaaagatacatgtacccctatgttcatagcagcactattcacaatagccaagacatggaaacaacctaaatgtccatcaatagatgaatggataaagatggggtacatatatacactggaatactactcagccataaaaaggaacgaaatgatgccatttgcagcaacatggatggaactagagattataatactaagtaagtcagaaagacacttatatttcacttatatgtggaatctaaaatatgac
This window harbors:
- the GNAT1 gene encoding guanine nucleotide-binding protein G(t) subunit alpha-1 codes for the protein MGAGASAEEKHSRELEKKLKEDAEKDARTVKLLLLGAGESGKSTIVKQMKIIHQDGYSLEECLEFIAIIYGNTLQSILAIVRAMTTLNIQYGDSARQDDARKLMHMADTIEEGTMPKEMSDIIQRLWKDSGIQACFDRASEYQLNDSAGYYLSDLERLVTPGYVPTEQDVLRSRVKTTGIIETQFSFKDLNFRMFDVGGQRSERKKWIHCFEGVTCIIFIAALSAYDMVLVEDDEVNRMHESLHLFNSICNHRYFATTSIVLFLNKKDVFSEKIKKAHLSICFPDYNGPNTYEDAGNYIKVQFLELNMRRDVKEIYSHMTCATDTQNVKFVFDAVTDIIIKENLKDCGLF